In the Deltaproteobacteria bacterium genome, AATATGTCGATTGTCGTCAATCCGATCACGGGACGGTGCGCGGTGAAGACGGGATATATCGATTATGAGACTTTGGAAGAAATTGAATAACGTGCTGTTGGCAAGTGTCATTCCCGCGAAAGCGGGAATCCATGACTTCTTGAAACTTCTGGACCCCCGCTTGCGCGGGGGTGACAAAAGCGGAGGCTTCAGCCTCCTCGAAATCCTCATTGCCGTGGCGATTCTGGCGGCATCGTTTACGGCGCTTTTGGCCAGCCAGGGGAGTTCCTTTCTGTCGATGGAACGGGCCGAACGGATGACGAGGGCCACCCTTCTTGCGCGCCAGAAGATGACCGAGATTGAAATGGAGCTGGAAAAGGATCTGGCCAAAAACAAATTCCCCGACCAGGACACGACACAGGAGGGGACTTTCGACGAGCCGTTTGCCGATTTCCGCTGGAAATATGCCGTTTCAAAGGTCGAAATTCCGGTGATGGAGACCGGCGCCGAGGAAGAGAGCGCGATGGTCGGTTCGTATGTCAAAAACATCATGGACCAGCTTTCCAAGGCGGTGCGCGAGGTGAAGCTGACCATTTATTGGGGGGAGGAGGAGACGCCGATCGAGGATCAGCCGCATCTGACGGTGACAACGCATATCGTGAATTTGAAATGAATCAAAAAGGATTCAGCCTCATCGAAATCATGATTGGCGTGGCCATTCTGGCGGGCATGACGATCCTTATTCAGACCACGATGAGCCGGGCGCTTGACGCCCGGAACAAGGCCGAGCGCCGGGATGAGCTTTTCCATTCGGTCAGAATCAGTCTGGGAAAGTTGAACGACGATCTGGCGCAGGCGTTTCTGGCCAATTCGGCCTTCAAGGGGCAGGAGGGAAATTACGCCACCGGAATGATCGGGAGCGATCAGGCGCTCGATTTCTCCACCTTTAGCAGACTCCATTTCCAGAAAAACGCCCATGACTCCGACGCGGCCTCCGTCGGCTATTCCCTCAAGGCAAACGACGCGGGCACATCCGACCTCTACCGCCGCGAGTCGCAATGGCTCGGGGAAAAGGTGACGGAGGGGGGAATTGCATATGCGATGATTGAAAATGTCAAGGAGCTGAAGATTCAATATTACGATTCCAACAAAACGGAATGGGTGGCGGAATGGGATACCACCCAACTCTCCACGCTCAATCGTCTCCCCCAGGCGGTGAAGGTGGAACTTCGGGTCGTTTTCAAGGAGAATGAAGAGGATGAGGAAGAGGCGGGGAAAGAATATTTTTTTACGACGACAATGCCGGTGAATTTATATGCGAATGAGATTAATTTTTAACAAGTCGAAGGTCGAAGGTCGAAGGTCGAAAAATGAAAAAGGCATCGCCCTTCTCATCGTTCTCTCCACCCTCATGGTGCTGACCGCCTCGGTGGTGGAATTCGCCTACAACTCGCGGATCAACTACCGTTTGGCCATACACGCCAAGGAGAGGCTGGAGGCCTATTATCTGGCCAAATCGGCGCTCAATTTTTCGCGTCTGCTTCTCAAATACAACAAGGACGCCGAAAA is a window encoding:
- a CDS encoding prepilin-type N-terminal cleavage/methylation domain-containing protein; this encodes MRLWKKLNNVLLASVIPAKAGIHDFLKLLDPRLRGGDKSGGFSLLEILIAVAILAASFTALLASQGSSFLSMERAERMTRATLLARQKMTEIEMELEKDLAKNKFPDQDTTQEGTFDEPFADFRWKYAVSKVEIPVMETGAEEESAMVGSYVKNIMDQLSKAVREVKLTIYWGEEETPIEDQPHLTVTTHIVNLK
- a CDS encoding prepilin-type N-terminal cleavage/methylation domain-containing protein, with the translated sequence MNQKGFSLIEIMIGVAILAGMTILIQTTMSRALDARNKAERRDELFHSVRISLGKLNDDLAQAFLANSAFKGQEGNYATGMIGSDQALDFSTFSRLHFQKNAHDSDAASVGYSLKANDAGTSDLYRRESQWLGEKVTEGGIAYAMIENVKELKIQYYDSNKTEWVAEWDTTQLSTLNRLPQAVKVELRVVFKENEEDEEEAGKEYFFTTTMPVNLYANEINF